The genome window ggcggttcaaaatttcaaaaaaaaattacactgatttcagataaaaccttgaattttagccatttttctGTGTCGTATCTGGCTGAAGTTcacttttttagaattatcaTCATTTATTGCATAtgttggtagtttatctcattttaaTTCGTTGATTAAGGTACATGTAAAGACGATAGGTAACCAATccacctatcggctttaaatgtaccttaatcaacgaaattaaatgagataaactaccgaAATATGCTATAAAAGatgatattccaaaaaaaagtcaacttcagACAGATACGACACAGAAACATGGGCAAAATTCAaggttttagctaaaatcagtgtaattttttcaaaattttgaaccgccataaaaaatttttgaaaaaatttgagcagtttcattatgaaattcgtccatttgagcaaattttttggtctatacgttcaaaatcttCCAAACCGTTAGTCGCCAAAGTccaaaatagtctgaaattcaaaaaaacccacaaagataatgaaaaaatcgatggagtatgaaaaattcaaattttgctaattttcctTTAACCCTAAAATTAGAACTGGCCAACAACCAATCAGATGAAATAGGCGGAGTCCGAATATACGCTGATTGGTGTATTCCGACTCCGCCTTTTGCATCTGATTGGTTGGAGAGTTCTCATTTCAAGGGGGGAAAGGGAAATTAGCCAAAATGTGTAAATTGGGGTTTTTAAATTaggttttttcattttttctgtggcatttttaaacttcagactagtttcagactattttaagcatttaaaataaatttcagcgTGCTTTGCGGGACAATATCAACGCTCCAATGACCTAGTCTACCCATTTCTCTCGGCATTCTCACTATACATTGCTAGATGTCTAGTTAGTCATCTTACGCCTGCACATTTAAATCCtggtgagcattttttttttcgttaataGATTAAAAATTGTCCCAAAAACCCCAAATTCCTAATGAgacttgtttaaaaattttagaacattttttttaatggtggttcacaatttcaaaaaaatgtgattttttttccaattttttccaatttttttgaaaattaaaaaacctaatataaaggtggtgtagtcgaattttttaaattactttattcgactcaaaattgtctgaaaacaccaaatttgataatgaaacttcttaaaaacttctcaaaaaaaaaagttatgacagctcaaaaaatggcctaaaattaaataaaatttgaagcttGACAGACTTGTCacgcggctggaaactaacttttttaaaatcaccgCCTAATTATGGGTATAcagttttcaactcgattttgAGACATTTAAGCCAAtagttaccaaattttaccaaatctGATAATCCATCGACCTTAGATGCACCAacatcgagttgaaaacgcaagataattacattatatactcaaaatttgacagtgatttcaaaaaatttagtttccagccgctgacAAGTcgggcaaatttcaaattttaactaattttgggccattttttgagctgtcataccttttttttagaagttttcaagaaatttcttcatgaaattcggtgtttttagacaattttgagtctaagaaagcaataaaaaatattcgactACACCGCCTTCAAACTACCCAAAATGGTATGGAGTATAACACTATAATagtatcaaaaaatatgattcccaataaaaattaaggaaattttcagcaatatcGCTACTTCAATGGTTACGAAACGAGATTCCATTAGTGTTACTAATAACATTCTGTTTCGTTCAACTCATTGGATTCCTATTCGGTGTTACTCTATTTCGAGCATTGGTTACACAAACTGAATTCAACGACTATATAGTTATGTACGAGATTGTCGCCGTCGATGGAACTAGGAAAATCAATAGGTTACAggtatttgaaaatgaagcaGCAGTGTTTATTGCggctcaaaatttccaaaaaaaaaaaggtctaattttagctgaaatctgcaatttaggtcatttttccgtgtcgcCGAGGTCGGAAGTTGATATGCAATAAAGGTTGATAATTGTTAAAAAGCCAACTTCCGACCTCAgcgacacggaaaaatgacctaaattggagatttcagcaaaaattaggcaattttttcagaattttgaacgGCAATAAAATCGAACGCCGTTTTTTATAACTAAATGCGAATTTAGGCATTCCTATTGGAAGTGGTATTATCTATGATATTCTTCATGGCAAATGCACTGGAAGACCGTCAGGAGCCTACTGTAGCCGCTACATGGGTTAGTTGAATTGAGTACTGCCGTTTTTCCAAttctcggcaaattcggcaaaccggcaatttgccgatttgccggaaaaacgacaAACGTTAGGTTTGCACACTTTCTGGaaacttcagaatttcaattttttgccggaaaaaatgaaattgccggaattgaaaatttccggcaaattcgtcAAACCGTCAAATGGAAATTTCTGActaatcagcaatttgccgaaaatgaaaatttccggaaaattcggcatatcggcaattttccaaaaataacaatttcctgcaaatccgGGAAACtgacaaattggcaaaaatggaattttccggcaaatttggtaatttggcCAATGGgcaaatttccgtcaaattcggcgaattcggcaaaccggcaatctgccgaaaaagaaaacttccagcaaattcggcaaaccggaaatttatcaaaaatgcaaatttccggcaaattcggcaaaccagcaatttgccgaaaatgaaaattttcagcaaatccgGGAAACCGgcgatttgctgaaaaatgcaaaatttcggcaaacggaaaatcgccaaaaatgaaaattttcggcaaatcggcaatttgccaaatatgaaagtttccggcaaattcggcaagtcggcaaattgccgaaaatgaacatttccagcaaaacggcaatttgccgaaaatgaaaatttccggaaaattcggcatatcggcaattttccaaaaatagcaatttcctgcaaatccgGGAAACtgacaaattggcaaaaatggaatgggcaaatttccgtcaaattcggcaaaccggcaatctgccgaaaaagaaaacttccagcaaattcggcaaaccggcaatttatcaaaaatgcaaatttccggcaaattcggcaaaccagcaatttgccgaaaatgaaaatttccagcaaattcggGAAACCGgcgatttgctgaaaaatgaaaattttcggcaaatcggcaatttgccaaatatgaaagtttccggcaaattcggcaaaccgacaatttgccgaaaatcaaaatttccggcaaatcggcaaattgccgaaaatgatcatttccagcaaaacggcaatttgccaaaaatgaaaatttccggcaaattcggcaaactgccggaattgaaaatttccggcaaacgtgtaatttaccaaaaaatgaacatttccggcaaaaccggcaatttttgccgatttgccgaattttcaaaatatttccaggGATTCATCCAATTCGTATCGTACCCCCTCTATGGCTTCACTTCAAATATTTCCTTGCTTCTGGTCACATCAACAGTATCCTACATCTTTTCCCCGTTAACAACTCCATCATTTTTACTACTGTATCTCAATGTATTCGCATCATTGCTCGCCGTTATGCTTGCCTGGTGTATTGATATGTAcgaaaaatttacgaaaaaaactgaaattttacgaaaaatcacatttattcaattgtttccgattttttcactttttagcgtgattttttgaaactttcccaaaaaatttccagtcaaaagtaattttttccagaatttttaagaaaaaaacgtttttttttttcgattttttaccgGTAAAATGCGTGtattgtgtatttttttatatgtaAGTTGggagtgttttttttcgcgaaaaaactgaaattttacgaaaaatcgaattttttgagtatttttttcacttttaagcTCGATTTTATGGaacttttcaagaatttccccacaaaattagattatttttccagaattttaaagaaaaaacgtattttccaacaaaaaaaagtttttttttctcattttctacCGGTAAAATGCGTGTATTCATATTTAAagggttttttttaacgaaaaaaactgaaaattttcaaaatttggaatttttttttgaatttttttttgaaaaaataactgtttttttttacctttttagCTTGTTTTTATGGAAATTCTCAAGAATTTcttgtagattttttaaaaataattttttccggaaaaattcgaaaatccgatttttcttaactcaattttcacttttttgccaaaaattgttccaaaatcgttttttttttttttggaattttctgaatattttcagtgaatcTTTGAACTTCTGTGCATTTTATAGgtacaaaatcgaaaaaaaaacgtattttccaaaaaaaaattttttttttcgattttctacctgaaaaatgcacagaaattcaaagatttactgaaaatattcagaaaattctttaaaaaatcaatttttttcgagaaaaattcaaaaatttactttaaatatcgatttttgaacaatttagcggcaaaattgaaatttcgatacttttttcgaaaaactcattttttggaccaaaaaacttgaaatttttgagaaaaaacgatgATTTATCCCGAAAATTACAGCTTTTCGGGATGAagctcgattttttgagaaaaatcggtgaaattatcgatttttaattcaaaaaaaaattagatttttaatataaaaaatcgctgaaaattccttttttcagaatatctcGTCCGAGCCCTGCAGCTATTGgagaataattttcagtttcttttttttcaaattttcaaattttcaaaacaattaaaataaatgaagTGATATTAAAAACAGGCCtgtttctatcaaaaaaaaatctgaacaacattttcttccaatttgaaCCGCAAGAAAACGTTTATTAAATTGgatatatgtgtgtgtgtatgtcgAAAAGGTGAAcatcacacacacacacatttttcaatggggtggagaaaaagggaaaactAGGTGTGTGTTTTTGATGATATAAGCACAACAGaaagcgagaaaaaaaagattctcAGGACGAGtggggggtactgtaggttgcTCCCCAGAtaggaaaattggaagaaaaaataacaaaaaaaataagaaacttttttagcCAGAAATATATATGTGCTCGGGTGGtgggaaaaaaatgatgacatTGAGAGGGGATCAAAGGGGGATcaagaaaatatggaaaaaataattgattttttttctcatttttcagaaagggGCAGGGGAAATATGAGTGtgaatgaaaagaaaacacaaatagAATATTAATATTCTCAGATAATGTGATACTACTTGGTGGTTGGGGGAGAAGAAATCATCTACATTCCATTGTCAAAGAAGGAATGCGGCTGGAACATATTGTGATTAtgttgctgctgttgctgaGGAGCCTGACCACCGCGGAGCTGTTGCTGTTGAGTTGGTGGATTGTGCCATGGAGATTGTTGTCCCATTGAGAAACCTGGAGGACCTTATCGACGGTTATTATGGTTGATGAGTTAtgatatttttagtttttttttttgtgggaaaaatcatgaaaaaatcgatttttcgctgaaaattgaaaattcttggaaaacaCGTGAACTTGGGCgcgaaaaattgacattttcgcagttagaaaattaaaaattctgttttATTCCAATTTCGGCACATTTTgcggcaatttttcaagtttcaagcGCAGAGTGTCTTGGAGCTTGAAATATTGCTTTTTCGTGAGGAAATGATCTACGGAATACGAAAATGAcggaaatttccagaaattattgatttttacgggccaaaaatcccgaaaaactggaaaaaaaacttttttcaggatttgcagaaaatataaagttttcaaattttcatttctataGATTCGAAAGcgtttatatatatatttttaatgacaaattgttcaaatttcaataaatattagATTTTTCGTTGGGAAATGATCTACGGAATactaaaattgccgaaatatatgattttttcgggccaaaaaattacgaaaaacaggcaaaaacaaattttcccgcaattttccatttcctgttttttttcgcagaaaaaacctcgttttttgtgatttataGAGAAAATAGTcgtaaaaatgtgaaaatttgaattttaacgatgaaattcaatttttcgaactttatAGCGTAATTTTGCATGTACAATTTCAAGAATCGATAATCTAGGccagaaaatatcaaatttttgcggatttttctctaaaaattacCAATAACCATAATAACCAAGAATGATGAAGAATAGCATTTCTTAAATAATTTCTGGCGAAACCATTCCTCAAAAAAGCCATTTTATGGTGAAATATCTTTTTAAAACGCgaaaaagcgttttttttttcgagtaaaatcatgtttttcaagaattttgaatttcctcgtatttttctccaaatataGCCAAATTTTTACCTTGACTACTAGCCAAGTCTCCAGCTCCATTGTGCTGAGGAGCCATCATACGATTCGGATAATCTTGTTGAGAAGAGTTCTGTTGCTGCTGTTGCATTCCAGGCGCCGCATTCCACAAATCTCCATATCCACGTTGCATTCGACTTGTCTGATGATGATGGTGCATTTGATTCTGCTGTTGATGTTGTTGCTGATAAGTCGCCTGGCTCATTGACATTGAAGCctgttgctgctgttgctgctgaGGTTGAGATTGACTTGATTGTGAACGAAGATATGATGGTTGTGGTGGAGCttgttgctgctgttgctgtGGAGCACCAGTTGAGCTCAATCCACTTGCCATTGAGTTTTGAGAGCCCTGAAGATACTTGGAAAACGTTtagtattgatttttgaggaaaaatctgaatttttagtttaatttagttaggatttttgaaaaattcatgattttttgtgtaaaactgaaaattttcggagaaatttgactcaaaactgtcaaattttcagcagcaaaaataagcaaaacatttcagccaaaatcggtaaaatacttgatttttgagtttttataaatgtttctcgaacattttaaattaggaaattttgatttttaacgcaaaaaattaaaatttgtagttttttagtgagtttctgatgaaaattgctcatctttccgatttttccagtgtaaattgaatttttgaacattttcagttagaaaatttgatttttagagttaaaaattagaagtttttgtaattttcagtgaaaattgatTATATCGAGTTAAAATAGGCAATTTTGCGactttttcgttaaaaatcgtatttttctagttcttttagcttaaaaattgtgattttcggggaaaaaaggctagagaatgaaaaattgttaattttcactcaaaaattaccaaattttcataatttttagggaatttaacgtgtttttggaaaaaaacttcttACCCTCAAAAAGTCAGAACCAAGACTTCCATTTCCATTTCCATTCGCCGCCCAAATATCCTTCTGGAACGAATCCATCGACGAATTAAACTCATTTGACGATGGTGGACGAAGATCTCCGAGATTCCCAATCGTATTCCACGACCACAGTGATGACGGAGCATCCGATCCACCAGGCTTCATTGCCGTCGGCGGAGATGGTCCACGTGGAACACGAGCACGCGATGGAGCAGCTGCAGCAGCCGGAGCTTCAGCGGCAACCGGCACCTGACGAGCTCCTCCAATCGGATTTCTCTGTTGTCCAATGACACCGGCcggcggtggtggtggaaggATCGGCGGTGGAATGACAGATGGTGATGGGGCGACGACTTGAACTGGTGGAGGCTTCACAAGGTTCGGAAGTGGATCAGCAGATGGAAGTTTGATGTCAAGAGTCTGTGACATTGTCTTAACACCGTTCTTGATCTGTTCGATTGCGTGGTCGTACTCGGCTTTCACCGATTTGATCTGAGCATCACATTTGTCAAGAGCAGCCTTCCATTCGCCTAGGGACTTGCGCATGACGTCACGGTCGCTGGCTTGGCGGACtctggaaagaaaaaaagcattatttaagtgtttttgttaagaaaatcggttcaaatcaaaatttttacaaattctaAGATAATGGTGtccagaaaattgttttttgttgaaaaattggtttaaatgAAGGGTTTTTGGGCCAGAAAACCGagatttttggttcaaaaaaatttttttttgattaaatacTCTCAAAATGGGCACAACAATTTGCAAGATAATggtgttcagaaaattgatttttgttaagAAAAATGGGTTAAAATTAAGGTTTTTGGCTCAGAAAACGGAAATTTCAggcgaaaattgaatattttgattaaATACTCCTAAAATGGCCCGAACACCCGAATTTTATAGCGATAATGATTAAAAATAGCTTAAtcttagctaaaatctcgaattttacCAGCTTTTTTCGTGTTGCATCAGGCAGAAAATAGGCTTTTTTGGATTAATGTGctattttggccaaaatttttggaaaaattcgtaATAGACTACCAAAATACCACTATAATCGAataaaattggagtttttatAGTTTCCGAGCGAATTTTACCTATAAAACCGAAATAAAGGTTTTTGGCTCAGAAAACCgggatttttggcaaaaatggacTGAAAAGGTAGAATTTCATGATGTTACTGCTGAAAAATCGCTTAAtcttagctaaaatctcgaattttacCAGCTTTTTCCTGACAAAACCGCCAGAAAAGAGGATTTATTGGATTATTGTGCCATTTTGGTCGATTATTAGGtgttttttcgttaaaaaaaaaacaaaacagcaaccaaaatatacaaaatagcACTACAAGCgaagaaaactcaatttccgGCGGTTCGGTGGCTTCTACacgaaaaaaaggcaaaatctgagattttcgctaaaatcgggttttttgagcactttcgttgaaaaatgtggGCTTTTGAGGCGATTATGCGTGAAAACTCAGAGAAAATCACcgaaaattgagcattttcagtaaaaaccaATCCTTACCGCTTCTCAAGTGTCTCAGTCTCAGTATAACCGTGCTGAATCGCCTCCCGACGCTTCTTGAACTCCTCAAGCGCGGCCGTCCACTTGTTCTCCATCACACACACCTCCGCGGCACGTGCTCGTTCGGTCATCGACGTCAATTGCCCACCAACAGCCTTCTTGTCCTTCTCAAATTTCTCCTTTTGCCGTGTAACGTCCTCCAACTCCTTACGCGCCCGATCACGCTCCTTCTCCCGTTCGACAATCTCAATCGATTGCTGACGAATCGTCTGCAGATCTCGATCCTTCTCCTTCTTCGTCTTGGCACGCTCCTCGGTTGACTTCTTCTTCAAAGTCTCCAACTCCTTCCGCACAACTTTGGCCTTCTCCTCGAGCTCATTGAGCTGAACCTGAAGCGTCGTGGCGCGTGTCTCCTCCTTCGTCGCCTTGTTCTCCGCCTTTTTCAACGAATTCTTCAGATCCTTGATCTCCTTCTGAGCCTTCAGATTCTTATCAAACTCTTCCGTAGCTCGCTTATCATTCTCATCATATCTCCTCTCATTCTTCTTCCGATCTTCTGCAGCCAACTCCAAAGCTTCATGAGCCTTCGTAACCTTCGTCATCATATCTTGTTGATTAGCAGCGTGTTGGGTGACAAGCTTCTTCACACTCTCCGCGACAACGCCATTCTCACTGGTAACCTGCGTGAAGATTCGATGGAATGCTTCATTGTTCGAGTTGATCATGCTCATCATCGGTTGAATCTTACGATGAAGCTCCTTGAATCCTTCGAGAGCATCACGCATTCGATGAGTCTCCCCATCTCCTTGAATCAACGCGTGAGCACTTTCCGAAGTCTTCAAGAACTCTGATACACGCCCACGCTCCTCGTTACGATCCGAATCAAGAACCACTTGCTTCATGGAACGTTTTGCGATGACTGTTGGTCTTCCATTCGATACAGACTTTGCACTGGATCCAGAAGTAGCAGCTGCACTTGTGGTGGTTTTCTTGTTGTCGGCTTGTCGCTTCTGATCCTTAACAAATCCACCGGAAAGCTTCTCCTCGAAAATGTCCTTCAACCGATCACACTCTGTAACGGTTCGCTGTGAATTCGTCAACGCCGTCCGAGCACTCTCCAGACAATTATTGACACAGCTCACTGTTTCACGAAACTCGTGATCCAGCGATACGATCAACGGATTCAGCTTGAAATTGAGCTCCTCGAGCAGCTCCCGACGATCCTGATCGCTGAGCCGAGCGAGTACACCATCCGGATCCACATATCCACCCAATGCTCCCTCGACGTCAAGCCATTTTTTGATGAGCTTCTCAGCATTCACCAGTTGACACAGCTCCTCTGAAGATGCGGTGGCCGCCGTCGGCGTATTCGATGGTAAAACGTCGAGCACTGCAGCCGAAAACGCGTCCTCTCCCTCACTGCTCTCTCCGCCAAAGATCTTCTCAATCGAGTCGCCCGGGGCTGCGGCGATGCCGGTTTGCGAGAAGTACACGTCCTGGAAAACAGTGTCTTTTCCCTCTTCGGTTCCTCCAAATTTGCGGATCACCGACGTGGCGAGCATATGCTTAAAGAAAACCTTATTTGAAATTAGACATAGAACACCCGcgtcggttttttttggttttatgaTTTGTGATCAGGGTTGCTGCAtgattttatggttttttgagtaaaaatttgATCTAGAAATGAGGCACCACGTTTTCAAGATCTACGAAAACAAGATCTACGTTTTCAGAatctggcaccgtgccaactgCGGTTTTCTCcttgaaaaacgaaacaatgatgctccgatgttacgcgTCACGTGTTGTTTAgtgttcagaaaaatattttctgaaattttcgaggcCCCACCAAAACAGGAtgcagggggggggggggcggaGCAAATCCGCAACCACCGCACGCTTATTTCGCAAACCTCGCACGTTTTTTCCTTgatattgtttcattttttcaagagaaaaaacgTGCGGTGGTTGCGAATTTGCTCCGCCCGCTGCATTCTGTTTTGGTGGCgcctcgaaaatttcagaaaa of Caenorhabditis elegans chromosome II contains these proteins:
- the aqp-12 gene encoding AQuaPorin or aquaglyceroporin related (Product from WormBase gene class aqp;~Confirmed by transcript evidence), which produces MDDELAKSDIKHSQFHNLLIRPNIGEFLGAVIFSFLACFAGQYQRSNDLVYPFLSAFSLYIARCLVSHLTPAHLNPAISLLQWLRNEIPLVLLITFCFVQLIGFLFGVTLFRALVTQTEFNDYIVMYEIVAVDGTRKINRLQAFLLEVVLSMIFFMANALEDRQEPTVAATWGFIQFVSYPLYGFTSNISLLLVTSTVSYIFSPLTTPSFLLLYLNVFASLLAVMLAWCIDIISRPSPAAIGE